In a genomic window of Phragmites australis chromosome 14, lpPhrAust1.1, whole genome shotgun sequence:
- the LOC133890309 gene encoding protein S40-5-like, whose amino-acid sequence MAGVQEEEFDEGEVWDVLQDHTSTEAGARALFAAPPRNRRGGNGEKAVSEDQGARAAATRTPMGKGRSSAPLAIPAGSSSRRRGDEQEEEDGEEMLPPPHEWLARKMERMGAALPPEACRGRSKGREMRKVRDTVLPKTAFSEK is encoded by the coding sequence ATGGCCGGAGTGCAGGAAGAAGAGTTCGACGAGGGTGAGGTGTGGGACGTGCTGCAGGATCACACCAGCACGGAGGCAGGGGCgagggcgctcttcgccgcTCCTCCGAGGAATAGGAGGGGCGGCAATGGCGAGAAGGCCGTGAGCGAGGACCAAGGTGCACGTGCTGCTGCCACGAGGACGCCGATGGGCAAGGGGAGGTCGTCGGCGCCGCTGGCCATTCCGGCCGGCAGCTCGTCGAGGCGACGCGGCgacgagcaggaggaggaggatggagaggagatgctgccgccgccgcacgaGTGGCTGGCGAGGAAGATGGAGCGGATGGGCGCGGCGTTGCCGCCGGAGGCGTGCAGGGGGAGGAGCAAGGGGAGGGAGATGAGGAAGGTCAGGGACACCGTACTCCCCAAGACCGCGTTCTCCGAGAAGTAG
- the LOC133890061 gene encoding uncharacterized protein LOC133890061 — MPVQNPSDGGGAGARPKRTSSAPILPTDYAHSPAHRCVALRDAAGLASILAGLPPLAHPSRVLTAADAAREARLAASVSAALDRRDVPGGDTALHLAVRLRLPSLASALAAAGADPTLQNHAGWTPLQEALCLGCKDIAACLLRAHRLAAWAKLRRRAPALSAALRRVQDFYLEVDFHFESSVVPLLSRAAPSDTYRIWKRGSNLRADTTLAGFDGLRIRRADHSFLFFGEEASAGGRRHPPGSLLVLHRGRREVHDAFAAAAAAGDEDAATSDAAAYRPGLNISSARLVPRTTWLRKEKTENVGEWKARVFDVHNVVFSFRTLKAASAGRKDFTFELAGDEDDEEEDDEFLPLEIRDDDQDGDFLVADIPPPTARRSCYVPGRRSVAGPPSHMGTPQKRRNSVDVPRRLPACASVGRGEDGIFGRHAASTGGAKWKEEETVKTLRPAVWLTEDFPLSVDEFLPLLDILSSRVRAVRRLRELLTTKFPPGTFPVKVAIPVVPTVRVVITFTKFVPLIEPEEFFTPMSSPSLLASPGPGSIMAKSDTHKSSYLKWSSKNSRSKSVNLSQVADNTDPFTIPSDYTWVNSLGSKSHDKRSSKSKKGKTKEI, encoded by the exons ATGCCCGTCCAGAACCCCTCCGACGGCGGAGGCGCCGGTGCGCGGCCCAAGCGCACGTCGTCGGCGCCGATCCTGCCGACCGATTACGCGCACAGCCCGGCACACCGCTGCGTCGCGCTCCGAGACGCCGCTGGGCTGGCGTCCATCCTTGCGGGCCTCCCGCCGCTCGCGCACCCATCCCGCGTCCTCACCGCTGCCGACGCCGCCCGCGAGGCCCGCCTCGCGGCGTCCGTCTCGGCGGCGCTCGACCGCCGCGATGTGCCGGGGGGTGACACCGCGCTCCACCTCGCAGTCCGGCTCAGGCTCCCGTCCCTCGCGTCCGCGcttgccgccgccggcgcggaCCCCACGCTTCAGAACCACGCTGGGTGGACCCCGCTCCAAGAGGCGCTCTGCCTCGGGTGCAAGGACATCGCCGCCTGCCTCCTCCGCGCGCACCGCCTCGCCGCCTGGGCCAAGCTACGGCGCCGGGCGCCCGCTCTCTCCGCTGCGCTTCGCCGGGTCCAGGATTTCTACCTCGAGGTGGACTTCCACTTCGAGAGCTCCGTCGTGCCGCTCCTCTCGCGCGCTGCGCCCTCTGACACCTACCGCATTTGGAAGCGCGGCTCAAATCTGCGCGCGGACACCACGCTCGCCGGATTTGACGGCCTCCGCATCCGCCGCGCCGACCACTCCTTCCTTTTCTTCGGCGAGGAGGCCAGCGCAggcggccgccgccaccctccGGGCTCGCTGCTCGTGCTCCACCGCGGCCGGCGCGAGGTGCACGACGCGtttgcggcggccgcggccgctggCGACGAGGACGCGGCCACCTCCGACGCGGCCGCTTACCGACCGGGGCTCAACATCTCCTCCGCGAGGCTTGTGCCAAGAACCACATGGCTGCGGAAGGAGAAGACGGAGAACGTCGGGGAGTGGAAGGCGCGGGTGTTCGACGTCCACAACGTCGTCTTCTCCTTCCGCACCCTCAAGGCTGCGAGTGCCGGGCGTAAGGATTTCACGTTTGAGCTTGCCGGAgatgaggacgacgaggaggaggacgacgagttCCTGCCGCTGGAGATCCGGGACGACGACCAAGACGGCGACTTCTTGGTCGCCGACATCCCTCCACCGACGGCGCGGCGCAGCTGCTACGTGCCTGGCCGGCGCAGTGTGGCGGGCCCGCCCTCGCACATGGGGACCCCGCAGAAGCGGAGGAACAGTGTGGACGTGCCGCGGCGGCTGCCGGCGTGCGCGTCGGTTGGGCGTGGTGAGGATGGCATTTTCGGCCGGCACGCAGCGTCgacggggggagccaagtggaaggaggaggagacggtGAAGACGCTGCGGCCGGCGGTGTGGCTCACGGAGGACTTCCCGCTGAGCGTGGACGAGTTCCTGCCGCTGCTGGACATCCTGTCGAGCCGTGTGCGCGCCGTGCGCCGGCTCCGCGAGCTGCTCACCACCAAGTTCCCACCTGGGACCTTCCCGGTGAAG GTTGCGATCCCTGTTGTTCCGACCGTGAGGGTGGTTATAACTTTCACTAAGTTTGTTCCTCTCATCGAGCCAGAGGAGTTCTTCACGCCGATGTCAAGCCCCAGCCTCTTGGCGAGCCCAGGGCCAGGGAGCATCATGGCGAAGTCCGACACCCACAAGAGCTCCTATTTGAAGTGGAGCTCAAAGAATTCCAGATCAAAGTCCGTGAATCTGTCGCAGGTCGCAGACAATACCGACCCCTTCACGATCCCGAGCGACTACACCTGGGTGAACAGCCTTGGGTCCAAGAGCCATGACAAGAGGTCATCCAAGTCTAAGAAGGGCAAAACAAAAGAGATCTAA